The following are from one region of the Actinomyces sp. oral taxon 897 genome:
- a CDS encoding serine/threonine-protein kinase has translation MRPLVPAAALPPIPGVRLDGVLGRGGFATVYSGTQVSLERPVAVKVDSRALDDPRNRRRFLREVQASSRISGHPHVVSLIDTGVLEDGRPYLVMERCDGGNLADMIDQGPIPASDAVALIEAAASALGAAHGAGVLHRDVKPGNILLDSYGSPRLSDFGIAAIQREGQEPTVTLECLTPDYAPPEAFALAAPTPAGDVWSMGAVLMALVTGHGPRRGEGGQIQSLTQIVGRINEPVVLDSPFLPAAMVPVLARAMAPDPSDRFADGQELTAVLTTLREALGEGRMTVTGPITTLRLSRSPEGAPTPGSPTSTRAMGPTPPGTPDDGDRGRGAPDGSAYAASEREVSLRRRALALGTVTGLVAGACLGVAGGWWAWGAQTAQVASGTPSVTETVPGTAESLPSPSEPAETTPPGDEATEDVQDTASPAEADSTLPPSVSTTGPAEPVPSPTPQPQINPEPPYAVGTCLKKLSSSSDRSTAKAVSCSKNHSWTVFAVGTLDPSTPSSLDDDMAQDPQVARMCRIDFARALIPDINEDAQTYVLGPSEAQWAAGQRGFSCLVEAGD, from the coding sequence GTGAGACCCCTGGTACCCGCTGCCGCACTGCCCCCGATCCCCGGTGTCCGCCTCGACGGCGTCCTGGGGCGGGGCGGCTTCGCCACCGTCTACTCGGGCACGCAGGTCTCCCTGGAGCGGCCCGTCGCCGTCAAGGTCGACTCCCGCGCCCTGGACGACCCGCGCAACCGCCGCCGGTTCCTGCGCGAGGTGCAGGCGTCCAGCCGGATCTCCGGCCACCCCCACGTGGTCTCCCTCATTGACACCGGGGTCCTGGAGGACGGACGCCCCTACCTGGTCATGGAGCGCTGTGACGGAGGCAACCTGGCCGACATGATCGACCAGGGTCCGATACCCGCCTCCGACGCCGTGGCCCTCATTGAGGCGGCGGCCTCCGCCCTGGGCGCCGCCCACGGCGCCGGGGTACTCCACCGCGACGTCAAGCCGGGCAATATCCTGCTGGACTCCTACGGCTCACCCCGGCTGTCGGACTTCGGCATCGCCGCCATCCAGCGCGAGGGCCAGGAGCCCACCGTCACCCTGGAGTGCCTCACCCCCGACTACGCGCCCCCTGAGGCCTTCGCCCTGGCCGCCCCCACCCCCGCCGGGGACGTGTGGTCCATGGGGGCGGTCCTCATGGCCCTGGTCACCGGGCACGGGCCCCGGCGGGGAGAGGGCGGCCAGATCCAGAGCCTGACCCAGATCGTCGGGCGCATTAACGAGCCCGTGGTCCTGGACAGCCCCTTCCTGCCCGCCGCCATGGTCCCCGTCCTGGCCCGGGCCATGGCCCCCGACCCGTCCGACCGCTTCGCCGACGGCCAGGAGCTGACGGCGGTGCTGACGACCCTGCGCGAGGCCCTGGGCGAGGGCCGTATGACCGTGACCGGGCCGATCACGACCCTGCGCCTGAGCCGGTCCCCTGAGGGGGCGCCCACCCCGGGGTCACCGACGTCCACACGGGCCATGGGCCCCACGCCCCCGGGTACGCCGGACGACGGGGACCGGGGGCGTGGGGCCCCGGACGGGTCCGCCTACGCCGCCTCCGAGCGGGAGGTCTCCCTGCGGCGTCGGGCGCTGGCGCTGGGCACGGTGACGGGGCTGGTCGCGGGCGCGTGCCTGGGTGTGGCGGGAGGCTGGTGGGCGTGGGGGGCGCAGACCGCGCAGGTGGCCTCCGGCACACCCTCTGTCACCGAGACGGTACCGGGCACGGCAGAGAGCCTCCCGAGCCCCTCGGAGCCTGCCGAGACCACCCCGCCCGGTGACGAGGCCACCGAGGACGTCCAGGACACCGCCAGTCCTGCTGAGGCCGACAGCACCCTGCCACCCAGCGTGAGCACGACCGGCCCCGCCGAGCCCGTACCCTCGCCCACGCCCCAGCCGCAGATCAACCCGGAGCCGCCCTACGCGGTAGGCACCTGCCTGAAGAAGCTCAGCTCGAGCTCTGACCGCTCCACCGCCAAGGCCGTCAGCTGCTCTAAGAACCACTCCTGGACCGTCTTCGCCGTCGGGACCCTGGACCCCTCCACACCCAGCTCCCTGGATGACGACATGGCCCAGGATCCCCAGGTCGCACGGATGTGCAGGATCGACTTCGCCCGTGCCCTCATCCCCGACATCAACGAGGACGCCCAGACCTACGTGCTGGGCCCCAGCGAGGCCCAGTGGGCGGCCGGCCAGCGCGGCTTCTCCTGCCTGGTGGAGGCGGGCGACTAG
- the hisH gene encoding imidazole glycerol phosphate synthase subunit HisH, with protein MRQPRVVVLSYGSGNVRSAVRALERVGASVELTAEPAAVEGADGLLVPGVGAFGAVMDQLAAVHAPRLIERRLAGGRPVLGICVGMQVMFESSQEHGTARRGLAQWPGTVRRLNAPVVPHMGWSPVRPARGTVLFQGVEGERFYFVHSYAATTDPAGLMDAGPMRLPLATWATHGEDFVAAVENGALCATQFHPEKSGDAGAQLLRNWLTTL; from the coding sequence ATGAGGCAGCCCAGAGTCGTCGTCCTGAGCTATGGCAGCGGCAACGTACGCTCGGCCGTACGCGCCCTGGAACGGGTGGGTGCCAGCGTGGAGCTCACGGCTGAGCCCGCCGCCGTGGAGGGCGCCGACGGCCTCCTCGTGCCGGGAGTCGGCGCCTTCGGGGCGGTCATGGACCAGCTCGCCGCCGTCCACGCCCCCCGTCTCATTGAGCGGCGCCTGGCCGGCGGACGGCCGGTCCTGGGCATCTGCGTAGGCATGCAGGTCATGTTCGAGTCCAGCCAGGAGCACGGCACCGCACGCCGGGGCCTGGCGCAGTGGCCCGGGACCGTGCGTCGCCTCAACGCCCCGGTGGTGCCCCACATGGGCTGGTCGCCGGTGCGCCCGGCGCGGGGAACCGTCCTGTTCCAGGGCGTGGAGGGGGAGCGCTTCTACTTCGTCCACTCCTACGCCGCCACCACCGACCCCGCCGGGCTCATGGACGCTGGCCCCATGCGCCTGCCCCTGGCCACCTGGGCCACGCACGGGGAGGACTTCGTCGCCGCCGTCGAGAACGGGGCCCTGTGCGCCACCCAGTTCCACCCGGAGAAGTCCGGGGACGCGGGGGCGCAGCTCCTGCGCAACTGGCTGACTACCCTGTGA
- a CDS encoding SseB family protein: MARAQAARAKMQRLLSSPTPFSGDDGAADPAVARALDALDAGNQPRHLLLERLWSALAASRVIVPVEAHALPARTRPAGPTPGGKASTHPVHTADASRDAATLAVELPDGHIALPVFTSVGAMLAWRADVRPVPVEPRRAAVVAYEHTDQLWVLDPGTRDLRLPRPAVVALAGGEDWVPSWRSTLIQDELTAQLSGLEGVTAVAFAPGQASELRILLRVDASAGRGAVADTLAACQEVLVNPAWGELIDTVELVPLPA, translated from the coding sequence CTGGCCCGCGCCCAGGCGGCCCGGGCCAAGATGCAGCGGCTGCTGTCGTCCCCCACGCCCTTCTCCGGGGACGACGGCGCCGCCGACCCGGCCGTGGCACGGGCCCTGGACGCGCTGGACGCCGGGAACCAGCCCCGCCACCTGCTCCTGGAGCGCCTGTGGTCGGCCCTGGCCGCCAGCCGGGTCATCGTGCCCGTGGAGGCCCACGCCCTGCCCGCCCGGACACGACCGGCAGGACCGACGCCCGGCGGGAAGGCGTCCACGCACCCGGTGCACACCGCCGACGCCTCCCGCGACGCCGCCACCCTGGCCGTCGAGCTGCCCGACGGGCACATTGCCCTGCCGGTCTTCACCAGCGTGGGCGCCATGCTCGCCTGGCGCGCCGACGTGCGCCCCGTGCCGGTGGAGCCGCGCCGCGCCGCGGTGGTGGCCTACGAGCACACCGACCAGCTGTGGGTCCTGGACCCCGGTACCCGGGACCTGCGCCTTCCCCGGCCCGCGGTGGTGGCCCTGGCAGGCGGGGAGGACTGGGTCCCCTCCTGGCGCAGCACCCTCATCCAGGACGAGCTCACCGCCCAGCTCAGCGGCCTGGAGGGGGTCACGGCGGTGGCCTTTGCCCCCGGGCAGGCGTCCGAGCTGCGGATCCTCCTGCGCGTGGACGCCTCCGCCGGGCGCGGCGCGGTGGCTGACACGCTGGCGGCCTGCCAGGAGGTCCTGGTCAACCCCGCCTGGGGCGAGCTCATTGACACCGTCGAGCTCGTCCCCCTGCCGGCCTGA
- the priA gene encoding bifunctional 1-(5-phosphoribosyl)-5-((5-phosphoribosylamino)methylideneamino)imidazole-4-carboxamide isomerase/phosphoribosylanthranilate isomerase PriA — protein MTTWIVQPPVPRHIPPLVLLPAVDVAGGKAVRLLQGEAGSETDYGSPVEAARDWVKAGAEWIHLVDLDAAFGRGSNAALLARIVGEVGIKVELSGGIRDDASLSRALAAGAARVNLGTAALEDPVWTGRVIAEHGERIAVGLDVRGTTLAARGWTRQGGELWDVLDRLNSAGCVRYVVTDVTKDGTLSGSNTELLQQVAARTDAAVVASGGIAHLSDIAALAGLVPQGIEGAIVGKALYNGNFTLPDALAVARRERVV, from the coding sequence ATGACCACCTGGATCGTCCAGCCCCCTGTTCCACGACACATCCCTCCTCTCGTCCTGCTACCCGCCGTGGACGTCGCCGGCGGCAAGGCCGTCCGCCTGCTCCAGGGCGAGGCCGGTTCGGAGACCGACTACGGCAGCCCCGTGGAGGCGGCCCGAGACTGGGTAAAGGCCGGGGCGGAGTGGATCCACCTGGTGGACCTCGACGCTGCCTTCGGGCGCGGCTCCAACGCCGCCCTCCTGGCCCGCATCGTCGGGGAGGTCGGGATCAAGGTCGAGCTCTCCGGGGGTATTCGTGACGACGCCTCCCTGTCCCGGGCCCTGGCCGCCGGGGCGGCCCGGGTCAACCTGGGCACCGCCGCCCTGGAGGACCCGGTGTGGACCGGGCGCGTCATCGCCGAGCACGGGGAGAGGATCGCCGTGGGCCTGGACGTGCGCGGCACCACCCTGGCGGCCCGGGGCTGGACCAGGCAGGGTGGTGAGCTGTGGGACGTCCTGGACCGGCTCAACTCCGCCGGCTGCGTCCGGTACGTGGTCACCGACGTCACCAAGGACGGCACCCTGAGCGGATCCAATACCGAGCTCCTGCAGCAGGTCGCCGCCCGGACCGACGCCGCCGTGGTGGCCTCCGGCGGTATCGCCCACCTGTCCGACATCGCGGCCCTGGCGGGCCTGGTCCCCCAGGGCATTGAGGGCGCCATCGTGGGCAAGGCCCTCTACAACGGCAACTTCACCCTGCCCGACGCCCTGGCCGTGGCCCGCAGGGAGCGGGTCGTCTAG